A region from the Aegilops tauschii subsp. strangulata cultivar AL8/78 chromosome 5, Aet v6.0, whole genome shotgun sequence genome encodes:
- the LOC109760222 gene encoding probable purple acid phosphatase 20, giving the protein MATGSTALALIVLAAFVLSMLPTSLAVTSPYVRPRSRATLSVPKDAGGQTPTQVHISTVGHDEMRVTWITEDDAPAVVEYGMTSGQYPFSATGTTTSYSYLALYRSGNIHDAVVGPLKPSTTYYYRCSSDPSREFSFRTPPASLPFTFVVVGDLGQTGWTKSTLQHIAAADYDMLLLPGDLSYADFLQPRWDSYGRLVEPLASARPWMVTEGNHEIERIPLLEPRAFKAYNARWRVPYDAGDSPSGSNLYYSFDVAGGMVHVVMLGSYAGFEAGTAQHEWLRGDLARIDRGRTPFVVALVHAPWYNSNKAHQGEGDDMRDAMEALLRAARVDAVFAGHVHAYERFTRVYGGMEDQCGPVYVTIGDGGNREGLADEYIDPQPKTSVFREASFGHGRLQVVNATHALWTWHRNDDDQPVVADQVWITSLASNPDCNNRAGAGAQA; this is encoded by the exons ATGGCAACAGGGAGCACAGCGTTGGCTCTCatcgtcctcgccgccttcgtcTTGTCCATGCTGCCTACCTCGCTCGCCGTCACCTCGCCCTACGTGCGGCCCAGGTCGAGGGCTACGCTCTCCGTGCCCAAGGACGCCGGCGGTCAGACGCCGACGCAG GTCCATATATCGACTGTTGGCCATGACGAGATGAGGGTGACATGGATCACTGAAGACGATGCACCGGCAGTCGTGGAGTACGGCATGACATCAGGCCAGTACCCATTTTCAGCGACCGGAACCACCACGAGCTACTCGTACCTAGCCCTCTACCGGTCGGGGAACATCCACGACGCCGTCGTCGGCCCACTGAAACCCAGCACAACGTACTACTACCGGTGCAGCTCCGATCCGTCGCGCGAGTTCTCCTTCCGGACGCCGCCGGCCAGCCTCCCCTTCACCTTCGTCGTCGTCG GTGACCTCGGCCAGACCGGCTGGACCAAGAGCACGCTGCAGCACATCGCGGCCGCCGACTACGACATGCTCCTCCTTCCCGGCGACCTGTCGTACGCCGACTTCCTCCAGCCGCGCTGGGACTCGTACGGCCGGCTCGTCGAGCCGCTGGCGAGCGCGCGGCCGTGGATGGTGACCGAGGGCAACCACGAGATCGAGAGGATCCCGCTCCTCGAGCCGCGTGCCTTCAAGGCCTACAACGCGCGGTGGCGCGTGCCGTACGACGCCGGCGACTCCCCGTCGGGGTCGAACCTCTACTACTCCTTCGACGTCGCGGGCGGCATGGTGCATGTCGTCATGCTAGGCTCGTACGCGGGCTTCGAGGCCGGCACGGCGCAGCACGAGTGGCTGCGGGGCGACCTCGCCAGGATCGACCGCGGCAGGACGCCGTTCGTGGTGGCGCTGGTGCACGCGCCGTGGTACAACAGCAACaaggcgcaccagggggagggcGACGACATGCGGGACGCCATGGAGGCGCTGCTCCGCGCCGCGCGCGTGGACGCGGTGTTCGCGGGGCACGTGCACGCGTACGAGAGGTTCACGCGCGTCTACGGCGGCATGGAGGACCAGTGCGGGCCGGTGTACGTGACCATCGGAGACGGCGGGAACCGGGAAGGGCTGGCGGACGAGTATATCGACCCACAGCCCAAGACGTCGGTGTTCCGGGAAGCCAGCTTCGGGCACGGCAGGCTGCAGGTGGTGAATGCGACACACGCGCTGTGGACGTGGCACCGGAACGACGACGACCAGCCGGTGGTGGCCGACCAGGTGTGGATCACAAGTCTCGCTTCTAACCCGGATTGTAACAATCGAGCGGGAGCGGGGGCTCAGGCCTGA